One Trichormus variabilis 0441 genomic window, TCAGTCCTTTTGTTAAAGCTGCATAAGACATCTTTAACCCAGAAGCTTGACCTATTTCATCACTGATGACTCGGATATCCAATCCATAATTACTCAGTTGTTGAAATTCTACGGCTTGTTTACCAGAAGCATATATGCGAGTACTACCGGGAACTCTGGGAGGCGGGCCGATGATGGAAGCATCTACAAATGTTGCACCTGATGATTCGATGATTTGGGCAATACTTTTGACTTTTGCGGGTGCGACTGCATTAGCATCAACATAGAGAATTTGTTTCCCTACATTACTTATGACTTCAGCCACTTGCTGGGCTACTTCTGCGGCGGCTGCGGGGACTAAAACTGATAACACCACATCAGATTCAATTACCAATTGTGTAAGAGAACCCACATCTTGAATATTAGCGGCGGCTGCTAATCGCTGAGTTCGTTGAGTGCGATGATCTAGAGCAGCTATTGTCCTCAGCCCATTTTGATTGAGAACAGATGCTATGGCCTGCCCCATATCACCTGGACTTAAAATACCAACAGTTTTGATTTGCATGGAAAGCCTAACTTTACCTTGACTCAGCTTTTAATTGGCTGATTTTGGTGATTGAGTTCGTAACAAAACTACTGTAAGTTGATGGAATTGCCGTATTTAGCTTACATAGAAAACTATCATAAATCATTGCCAAAAAGCAAGCAAGCTACCCCATGATGGCTCTGAGCTAGGTTGTCACATCAGAAAAGGTTTTTAA contains:
- a CDS encoding NAD(P)-dependent oxidoreductase, whose amino-acid sequence is MQIKTVGILSPGDMGQAIASVLNQNGLRTIAALDHRTQRTQRLAAAANIQDVGSLTQLVIESDVVLSVLVPAAAAEVAQQVAEVISNVGKQILYVDANAVAPAKVKSIAQIIESSGATFVDASIIGPPPRVPGSTRIYASGKQAVEFQQLSNYGLDIRVISDEIGQASGLKMSYAALTKGLTAIATELLIAAHRLGLDEQLWNEVTNSQPALAGILLRSIPSMTPKAHRWVGEMEEIAETFKELGLTEQIFYGAADIYRLVKDTSLGKETPEESDRDRRLKDIITTLSDETISSPAQNF